The DNA sequence GACTGAAATTCAGATTTTCGCTTGTAACTCTTCTTTGAAGTTGGTTGATTCCACTTTGCGATTTTTTTATCCGGAAATATTTTTAAAACAGGAAGACAAAACATTAGTCTGGGAACAAAATATTCAGGGCGTAGAAGCTGTTATAAAGGTTTATCTCCATCGCAGTTTTCTGACTCGTTGGAGAGAAAAAACATTTCAATTTCGCGTAGAACGGGAATTAGAAGCTTTGTCCAGGCTGTACCAGATGAATATTCCCACTAGCCAGCCGCTGTTTTGGGGATATGGTAATTGCACCCAATTTGGCCGCATTGAAGCCTTAGCAACGCGCAAAATACCTAATGCCATTCCGCTCAAAGAGTTTCTGCAAAAAGTTGGCAAAAAAACAGATCTGCTTAAGCTTGAAATTCTGTTCCAGCATATACGACATATGCATGAGGTAGGAATCTATCACGGGGCTCTTAGCCCTAAAAATATTCTTGTGACAGCCGCTCCTGCAACTCTACCAACTTTTTACATTATTGATATGGCGCAATCGATTCTGTTCTCCAAGACGATCACGGGGAAAAAATTCGCGTGGTATGATTTACTGCATATTGCAAGGGGGTTAAAGTTTTATTGTCAGCATGTCGACATTCCTCCTTTGTTAACCCATTACGGGTTTTCAGAAGCAAAAATCGAGGCCTTTATCCAGATCCAGAACCGGTACAATCCATCCAAACATACACGTAATTATTTGCGCGGAGAGTTTCTCTTCCGCCGTTTGTTGGGAAGGTAACATTGACGGAAGACACCGAATTTTTGCCTTCCCTCATCAGATGTCAACTTTTCTCTCATCTTTTGTAAAAAAGGCTCACGAATATCTAGCAGGAATCTGGAAGAAGAGCAATAAAAGTATCTGAATCCCACTCCTCGTTTACAAAAGGTCGAGTTTTGTGGGGAATGATAAGTGAAAAATTGGAATGATTTAGCGCACTATGGGAATAACAAATGTAAAACAGGGGAATGGCAGGAAAACACTTAGGGATGATACTCTGCATGGATAAACAATCCCTGTTGAAGACATACGGAGACAAGATTTATCCATACTATCCCAAAAACCACTCAAAATACTATGAAAACTTCTTAAATGCCAGGTGTAGCACCGACGCGCTTTACCAATCGCTCGACTAAGCATCTTCTTAGAAACTTAATTTTCAAATCTTTTTTATCCTTATGGCAAAGCTTAGGTTAGCTATAATCTATCGAAAAGAACCAGAAATAAGGTGTTCGATTAATCGGTGCCCTTCCTTTATATGGAGACCTGAGGCATGGGCATTGGCCTCAGTATAAGGAAGTCCTATACCCTTCTCTATACCGGTTCCGTATACCACAAAAGGAACAGCTTCGGGGGTGTGGGTCCGTTTAACAATTGGTGTGTAATGATCAGGGAGGACAAGAATGCGCAGGCCGTTAAATTTATCTTTCGCCTCAAAGATTGGTCCTATAATCTTACTATCAATCTGCTCAATAGCTGATACCTTCTCATGCACATTACCCTCATGCCCCGCTTCATCTGGAGACTCGATGTGTATCTGAACGATATCATAATTTTCTAACGCCTGAATGGCATATTGGCCCTTATTACTATAATTCGTATCAAAATAACCAGTAGCGCCAGGCACATCAATGATATCCCATCCAAGATAACATGCAATGCCTTTAATCAGGTCTACAGCAGTAATAACGGCACCTCTGAGATGAAACCGTTCCTGAAACGCAGGCATATGAGGACGATGCCCTTGCCCCCATAACCAGATCATATTAGCCGGATTTTCTTCCAAATCTATACGGACCTTATTTACGTCATGATTAAGTAAAAGTG is a window from the Candidatus Jettenia sp. genome containing:
- a CDS encoding lipopolysaccharide kinase InaA family protein; this translates as MIQTEIQIFACNSSLKLVDSTLRFFYPEIFLKQEDKTLVWEQNIQGVEAVIKVYLHRSFLTRWREKTFQFRVERELEALSRLYQMNIPTSQPLFWGYGNCTQFGRIEALATRKIPNAIPLKEFLQKVGKKTDLLKLEILFQHIRHMHEVGIYHGALSPKNILVTAAPATLPTFYIIDMAQSILFSKTITGKKFAWYDLLHIARGLKFYCQHVDIPPLLTHYGFSEAKIEAFIQIQNRYNPSKHTRNYLRGEFLFRRLLGR
- a CDS encoding cofactor-independent phosphoglycerate mutase, whose protein sequence is MKYCIIIPDGMADYPLEKLGGRTPIETARTPHLDFLAQNGQLGVVRTIPSGFSPGSDVANLTIVGYNPGEYYSGRAPLEAASIGIKLNNNDWAFRCNLITANEDTLEDFCAGHIKTEEANILIRLLNEKLGNDFIQFYTGKSYRHIMVYRGTQKMDAKCFPPHDIMGQSIQKHLPRGNGSEILADLMERSRTLLLNHDVNKVRIDLEENPANMIWLWGQGHRPHMPAFQERFHLRGAVITAVDLIKGIACYLGWDIIDVPGATGYFDTNYSNKGQYAIQALENYDIVQIHIESPDEAGHEGNVHEKVSAIEQIDSKIIGPIFEAKDKFNGLRILVLPDHYTPIVKRTHTPEAVPFVVYGTGIEKGIGLPYTEANAHASGLHIKEGHRLIEHLISGSFR